From Spirosoma aerolatum, one genomic window encodes:
- the hemE gene encoding uroporphyrinogen decarboxylase — MTLQNDLLLRTARGELTERAPVWMMRQAGRVLPEYRAVREQAGSFITLAKTPELAAEVTIQPVDAFGVDAAIIFSDILVIPEAMGLPYEMIESRGPVFPETVRTMDDLKRLRVSDAGSDLGYVLDAIKLTKKELNGRVPLIGFAGAPFTIFCYMTEGKGSKTFSIAKKLLYTDPDFAHALLQQITDSTIGYLQAQIRAGADLVQIFDSWAGILSPEQYRTFSLPYIKQICDLITGTPDREVPITVFAKGAFFARQEIGQLSCDVVGLDWNMDPHESRQLIPDRVLQGNLDPCVLYADFAQIRAEVKRMFDSFGHQHYIANLGHGIYPDTDRDKARCFVDAVKELGAV, encoded by the coding sequence ATGACTTTACAAAATGATCTGCTGCTCCGCACCGCACGGGGCGAACTGACCGAGCGAGCTCCGGTCTGGATGATGCGGCAGGCCGGGCGCGTGTTGCCTGAGTACCGTGCCGTTCGCGAACAGGCTGGTAGTTTCATCACCCTGGCCAAAACCCCCGAACTGGCTGCCGAAGTGACCATTCAGCCCGTCGATGCGTTTGGAGTCGATGCGGCCATTATCTTCTCCGACATTCTGGTGATTCCCGAAGCGATGGGGTTACCTTACGAGATGATCGAGAGCCGGGGCCCTGTTTTTCCCGAAACAGTCCGCACGATGGACGACCTCAAACGGCTACGGGTGTCGGATGCTGGAAGTGATCTGGGTTATGTACTGGATGCCATCAAGTTGACCAAGAAAGAGTTGAATGGCCGAGTTCCACTGATCGGATTTGCCGGGGCACCGTTCACTATTTTCTGTTACATGACGGAGGGCAAAGGTTCCAAAACCTTCTCGATTGCCAAAAAGCTACTCTATACCGACCCCGATTTTGCCCACGCATTGCTCCAGCAAATTACGGACAGCACGATAGGCTATTTGCAGGCCCAGATCCGGGCAGGGGCCGATCTGGTACAGATTTTCGATTCCTGGGCAGGTATTCTCTCGCCCGAACAGTACCGGACATTCTCGCTGCCTTATATCAAGCAAATCTGCGATCTGATCACCGGAACGCCGGACCGCGAAGTACCCATCACCGTTTTTGCAAAAGGTGCCTTTTTTGCCCGACAGGAAATCGGCCAGCTAAGCTGCGACGTGGTTGGCCTGGATTGGAACATGGACCCGCATGAGTCGCGGCAGTTGATTCCCGACCGGGTATTGCAGGGTAATCTGGACCCTTGTGTACTCTATGCCGATTTTGCCCAGATTCGGGCCGAAGTGAAACGGATGTTCGACAGTTTTGGTCATCAGCATTACATCGCTAACCTCGGTCATGGTATCTACCCCGATACCGACCGCGATAAAGCCCGGTGTTTTGTCGACGCGGTGAAGGAATTAGGAGCCGTTTGA
- a CDS encoding glycosyltransferase family 4 protein, which produces MPTLFIDTERLRDLNSGLGQVCLHLGQELVRQAPVGWQLTFLVPTGKTGIFGNSVSYLEASWTRKFWIPGQYDVWHCLHQDSAYLPRQAKLILTIHDLNFLERSDYSERTKARKLTRLQNKVNRATALTAISQYTASVVREQLLTDKPIQVIPNGVAVNPADTPTEPPKSAWADSLVDAPFFLFVGVIHPKKNVLTLLPMLEAFPDYRLVLAGPDGHPYAQHIREQAVKLGIADRLLMPGPVDESIKLWLYTHCTAFLFPSLSEGFGLPVAEAMAFGKPVFISRLTSLPEVGGKEAYYFENFEPESMAQTLDEGLRDFNQNPLRQERLRRRAATFSWPDVAKTYWELYRNLVS; this is translated from the coding sequence ATGCCCACACTTTTTATCGATACTGAGCGTCTGCGTGATCTTAACAGTGGGTTAGGGCAGGTCTGTTTGCATCTTGGTCAGGAACTTGTACGTCAGGCACCCGTCGGATGGCAGCTAACGTTTCTGGTGCCAACTGGCAAAACAGGTATTTTCGGCAACTCGGTGAGTTACCTAGAAGCCTCCTGGACTCGCAAATTCTGGATACCAGGTCAGTATGATGTATGGCATTGTTTGCACCAGGATTCGGCTTATCTGCCCCGGCAGGCAAAACTCATCCTGACGATTCACGACCTTAATTTTCTTGAACGATCAGATTATTCGGAGCGTACCAAAGCGCGTAAACTGACCCGATTACAAAATAAAGTCAACCGGGCGACGGCCTTAACCGCCATTTCTCAATATACGGCATCGGTGGTTCGTGAACAGTTGTTAACCGATAAACCAATACAGGTTATTCCGAATGGAGTAGCTGTTAATCCGGCGGATACCCCAACAGAACCGCCGAAATCAGCATGGGCTGATTCATTGGTCGATGCGCCCTTTTTTCTGTTTGTGGGCGTTATTCACCCCAAAAAAAACGTTCTTACCTTACTGCCTATGCTGGAGGCCTTTCCGGATTACCGATTGGTACTGGCTGGTCCTGACGGGCATCCCTATGCTCAGCACATTCGCGAGCAGGCGGTAAAGTTGGGCATTGCTGACAGACTGCTAATGCCCGGCCCCGTCGATGAATCAATAAAACTGTGGCTTTATACGCATTGTACAGCCTTCTTGTTCCCATCTTTATCGGAAGGATTTGGTTTGCCCGTAGCCGAAGCCATGGCATTCGGAAAGCCCGTGTTTATTTCCCGGCTCACCAGCCTACCCGAAGTAGGCGGAAAGGAAGCCTATTATTTTGAAAATTTTGAGCCTGAGTCTATGGCCCAAACGCTGGATGAAGGCTTGCGGGATTTTAACCAGAACCCCCTCCGTCAGGAGCGTCTGCGCCGACGAGCCGCCACGTTTAGCTGGCCTGATGTTGCCAAAACGTATTGGGAGTTGTACAGAAATTTAGTTTCGTAG
- a CDS encoding PadR family transcriptional regulator, whose protein sequence is MNTSNNSSLLKGSLSVIILRLLEDRDKMYGYEITQKVKELTAGEMTITEGALYPALHKLEAEGLLTTETQIVDGRARKYYSLTKIGHTEAAGRIADLTAFLENLNLVLKLKPSL, encoded by the coding sequence ATGAACACGTCCAATAACTCCTCTTTATTGAAAGGTAGCCTGTCGGTGATTATTCTACGTCTACTGGAAGATCGTGACAAGATGTATGGCTACGAGATTACGCAGAAGGTGAAGGAACTAACGGCTGGTGAAATGACCATTACTGAAGGGGCTTTATACCCAGCCTTGCACAAACTCGAAGCCGAAGGGTTACTAACTACCGAAACACAGATTGTGGATGGTCGCGCCCGTAAATACTACTCGCTCACCAAAATCGGGCATACCGAAGCCGCCGGACGCATCGCCGATTTAACCGCCTTTCTGGAAAACCTGAATCTGGTCTTGAAACTGAAACCGAGCCTTTAA
- a CDS encoding ABC transporter ATP-binding protein, with protein MKTYSRLLSFARPLGRFLAPFVLTSLIASVFGVLNFTLLIPLLSILFEQIDAKRMQAFLNQPAPSITSSPTEAFNYYFAQVFQEYGKIGALQFVCGIIIVSVLLSNVFKYLSIRQLESFKARMVATLRETVFSRTIHLHLGFFSNERKGNLMSRITTDVQEVENSIANTLSAGSKEVFLLIGYIIALLSISVKLTLFAIIVIPISGGFIATLVRRMKRDAQEGQQRLSSLVSLLDETFGGMRVVKGFVAEGFILNKFRQENEGYRQAVRSLANRRELASPFSEVMGVAVVAGILLYGGSLVLSGQSDLTAAQFIAYIAIFSQVTRPAKDISNAFSGSQRGLASGERVLELIDTQSAVQDKPGAITLSTFSDRISVQSVSFAYNEDTPVLRNISFDLTKGKTIALVGSSGGGKSTIADLIPRFYDPTSGNIRIDGVDLRDCTMASLRAQMGIVTQESILFNDTIFNNIAFGSKATEAQVMEAARIANAHEFIMAQPDGYQTIIGDRGGKLSGGQRQRISIARAILKNPPILILDEATSALDTESEKLVQEALTRLMANRTTLVIAHRLSTIQHADEILVVNQGRIVERGRHDELLSLDEGFYRKLSTMQNV; from the coding sequence ATGAAAACATATAGTCGATTACTCTCGTTTGCCAGACCACTGGGTCGTTTCCTGGCGCCATTTGTGTTGACGTCGCTGATTGCCAGTGTGTTTGGTGTGCTTAATTTTACGTTGCTGATTCCTTTGCTGAGTATCCTGTTCGAACAGATCGATGCCAAACGGATGCAGGCGTTTCTGAATCAACCGGCTCCCTCCATTACCTCATCGCCGACCGAGGCCTTCAATTATTACTTTGCTCAGGTATTTCAGGAGTATGGTAAAATCGGTGCTCTCCAATTTGTGTGCGGTATTATTATCGTATCGGTTTTGCTAAGTAATGTTTTTAAATATCTGTCGATCAGACAACTAGAGTCGTTCAAGGCCCGGATGGTGGCTACCCTGCGTGAAACCGTTTTTAGCCGGACAATTCACCTGCACCTGGGTTTCTTCTCCAACGAACGGAAAGGAAATCTGATGTCGCGCATTACGACAGATGTGCAGGAGGTCGAAAACTCCATTGCCAATACGTTGTCGGCCGGGTCGAAAGAAGTGTTTTTGCTGATCGGCTACATCATTGCTTTACTCAGCATTTCGGTAAAACTGACGCTGTTTGCTATCATCGTTATTCCGATTTCGGGTGGGTTTATTGCCACATTGGTTCGACGGATGAAACGCGATGCTCAGGAAGGTCAGCAACGCCTGAGTAGCCTGGTAAGTTTGCTCGACGAAACCTTTGGGGGTATGCGAGTGGTAAAAGGCTTTGTGGCTGAAGGATTTATTCTCAATAAGTTTCGGCAGGAAAACGAAGGCTATCGACAGGCTGTTCGGTCGCTGGCAAACCGCCGGGAACTGGCGTCTCCCTTTTCTGAAGTGATGGGTGTGGCAGTGGTAGCCGGAATCTTGCTCTACGGTGGATCGCTGGTACTGAGTGGTCAATCAGACCTGACAGCCGCCCAATTTATTGCCTACATTGCTATTTTCTCGCAGGTGACGCGCCCGGCCAAAGATATTTCCAACGCCTTTAGTGGTTCGCAGCGGGGCCTGGCGTCGGGCGAGCGGGTTCTGGAACTGATCGACACCCAATCGGCTGTTCAGGATAAACCCGGAGCTATTACACTCAGTACGTTTAGCGACCGGATTTCGGTACAGTCTGTATCGTTTGCCTACAATGAAGATACGCCCGTATTGCGCAACATTAGTTTTGACCTGACTAAAGGCAAAACCATTGCCCTGGTTGGTTCATCAGGGGGGGGGAAATCGACCATTGCCGATTTGATTCCCCGTTTTTATGACCCAACATCAGGTAATATTCGAATCGACGGGGTGGATTTGCGCGACTGTACAATGGCTTCGCTACGGGCTCAGATGGGTATTGTGACGCAGGAGAGTATTCTGTTCAACGACACCATTTTTAACAACATCGCTTTTGGTAGTAAAGCGACCGAAGCCCAGGTAATGGAAGCCGCTCGGATTGCGAATGCCCACGAATTCATCATGGCGCAGCCCGACGGTTACCAGACCATCATTGGCGATCGAGGTGGCAAACTGTCGGGGGGACAGCGTCAGCGTATCAGCATTGCCCGTGCGATTCTGAAAAATCCGCCGATTCTGATTCTGGATGAAGCTACATCGGCCCTTGATACCGAATCGGAAAAACTGGTGCAGGAAGCACTAACTCGTCTGATGGCCAACCGGACAACGCTCGTTATTGCCCATCGACTGAGTACTATCCAACACGCCGATGAGATTCTGGTCGTCAATCAGGGACGCATTGTGGAGCGCGGGCGTCATGATGAATTACTCTCGCTGGACGAAGGCTTTTACCGAAAGCTGAGCACGATGCAAAATGTATAG
- a CDS encoding SAM hydrolase/SAM-dependent halogenase family protein: protein MHNLYKLALFLWLFASQSSNAQNGIVVFQSDFGLKDGAVSAMKGVAMGVSPALKLFDLTHDIPAYNIWEAAYRLHQTVPYYPKGTVFVSVCDPGVGTERHSVVLLTKSGHYIVTPDNGTLTLVAEHLGIGQVRQIDEAINRLRNSNQSYTFHGRDVYAYTAARLASHTIRFEQVGPKLPTEVVRLPYQKAETANGMLKGTIPVLDIQYGNIWSNIPKSMIDQLDIKPGAMVRVQIFQNDQSLYDKSVTFVNTFGEAPVGDDVAYINSLLNFSIAINQGNFSEKYKVFSGPDWRIVLSKASK, encoded by the coding sequence ATGCATAATCTTTACAAACTCGCTCTCTTTCTCTGGCTATTTGCCTCGCAATCAAGCAATGCCCAAAATGGAATCGTCGTTTTCCAGTCTGATTTTGGGCTAAAAGATGGGGCTGTATCCGCCATGAAAGGGGTAGCAATGGGCGTATCACCTGCGCTCAAATTATTCGACCTTACACACGACATTCCGGCTTACAACATTTGGGAGGCCGCCTATCGATTGCATCAAACGGTTCCTTACTACCCCAAAGGCACGGTGTTTGTATCCGTTTGCGATCCGGGTGTTGGGACCGAACGACATTCGGTCGTGCTGCTGACTAAATCGGGTCACTATATCGTAACGCCCGATAACGGAACTTTGACGCTGGTAGCCGAGCATCTGGGTATTGGCCAGGTCCGGCAGATTGACGAAGCAATCAACCGACTACGGAATTCAAACCAGTCATACACCTTTCACGGGCGTGATGTGTATGCCTATACAGCCGCCCGACTAGCCTCACATACCATTCGTTTCGAACAGGTTGGCCCTAAATTACCAACCGAAGTCGTACGATTACCCTACCAAAAAGCGGAAACAGCCAATGGTATGTTGAAGGGGACCATCCCGGTATTGGATATTCAGTACGGGAATATCTGGAGCAATATCCCCAAGTCGATGATTGACCAGCTTGACATAAAACCGGGGGCCATGGTTCGGGTGCAGATTTTTCAGAACGATCAATCGCTATACGACAAATCCGTTACGTTCGTCAATACCTTCGGCGAAGCACCCGTTGGCGACGACGTAGCCTACATCAACAGTCTGCTCAACTTCTCAATAGCTATCAATCAGGGAAATTTCTCAGAGAAATATAAAGTGTTCAGCGGTCCCGACTGGAGGATTGTCCTTAGTAAGGCGAGCAAGTAA